The following coding sequences are from one Marinitoga litoralis window:
- the atpH gene encoding ATP synthase F1 subunit delta, whose translation MKNSISIASRYVEAFLEYLSEENKLDQLDIYVNAIKNIVDKIDTDKLFLDLIGNPLLPKDFIVHQIIKVADIDDVHFNKFITALVYKKRQLMLPIIFILLEQKNLEFKKLIKVKMFTPYKMSEEKVSELEDIIIKKTGRKAIIDSVIDESLIGGLQLQLEDTIFDYSVKGMLEKIGREYASKRG comes from the coding sequence GAGGCTTTTTTAGAGTATCTTTCTGAAGAAAATAAATTAGATCAATTAGATATTTATGTTAATGCTATTAAAAATATTGTTGATAAAATTGATACAGATAAACTATTTTTAGATTTAATTGGCAATCCATTGTTGCCTAAAGATTTTATTGTTCACCAAATAATAAAAGTCGCCGATATTGATGATGTTCATTTTAACAAGTTTATAACTGCATTAGTATATAAAAAAAGACAATTAATGTTACCAATAATATTCATATTATTGGAACAAAAAAATCTTGAGTTTAAGAAATTAATTAAAGTAAAAATGTTTACACCATACAAAATGAGTGAAGAAAAGGTTTCTGAATTGGAAGATATTATTATCAAAAAAACTGGAAGAAAAGCAATTATAGATTCCGTTATAGATGAAAGTTTAATTGGTGGTTTACAATTACAACTTGAAGACACAATATTCGACTACTCTGTAAAAGGAATGCTAGAAAAAATCGGACGTGAATACGCTTCTAAGCGGGGGTGA